In Blastopirellula sp. J2-11, a single genomic region encodes these proteins:
- a CDS encoding ThuA domain-containing protein, with the protein MTKNSPDRTASIFITSLCYLGWYPMRRIGLIFLFSLLAAPTLALAEPLVYEGDSGVGQGKHIVFLAGDHEYRSEESLPALARILAKRHGFKCTVLFSLDPKTGDILPGSSYMPGTEALETADLMVIFLRFQNFPTEQMQPIVDYLERGGPVVGMRTATHSFKIPGKSPFARFDTGYRGKEYEKGFGRQVLGETWAGHYGTNHKMCTRLDIVPAEKDHPILRGVEKPWAQSGGYWTEPMADSQVLAMAQPLSTMSPDAEPAEGKKPCPGVWVRSYTGKDGAVGRVFTTTNGASEDILDDDFRRMMVNACLWTIGLEAKITPDLDIAFVGPYQPVTFRFGGHRKGVKPAELSGWDSPILPDHASAQK; encoded by the coding sequence ATGACAAAAAATAGTCCTGATCGAACAGCGTCGATCTTTATCACTTCCCTTTGTTACCTCGGTTGGTATCCCATGCGTCGCATCGGTTTGATTTTTCTCTTCAGTCTGTTGGCGGCGCCAACCCTTGCTCTGGCCGAACCGCTGGTCTACGAAGGTGACTCCGGGGTCGGCCAAGGGAAGCACATCGTGTTTCTCGCCGGCGATCATGAGTATCGGTCGGAAGAGTCGTTGCCGGCGCTGGCTCGCATCTTGGCGAAGCGTCACGGCTTCAAATGCACCGTTCTGTTTTCGCTCGATCCGAAGACCGGCGACATCTTGCCCGGCTCTAGCTACATGCCAGGCACCGAAGCGTTGGAGACAGCCGACCTAATGGTCATCTTCCTCCGCTTCCAGAACTTTCCGACCGAGCAGATGCAGCCGATCGTCGATTACTTGGAACGCGGCGGCCCGGTCGTCGGCATGCGAACCGCGACCCACTCTTTTAAGATCCCCGGCAAATCCCCATTCGCACGCTTCGACACCGGCTATCGCGGCAAAGAATACGAAAAGGGATTCGGTCGCCAGGTCTTGGGTGAAACTTGGGCCGGTCATTACGGCACGAATCATAAGATGTGCACGCGACTCGACATCGTTCCTGCCGAAAAAGACCATCCGATCCTCCGCGGCGTTGAGAAACCATGGGCGCAATCAGGCGGCTACTGGACCGAGCCGATGGCCGATAGCCAAGTGTTAGCGATGGCCCAACCGCTCAGCACGATGTCTCCCGACGCGGAGCCAGCGGAAGGTAAAAAACCTTGTCCCGGCGTTTGGGTTCGCAGCTATACCGGAAAAGATGGCGCCGTCGGACGCGTCTTCACGACGACCAATGGCGCGTCTGAAGACATCCTGGATGACGACTTCCGCCGGATGATGGTCAACGCTTGCCTCTGGACGATCGGCCTGGAAGCGAAGATCACGCCCGATCTCGACATCGCTTTTGTCGGTCCTTACCAACCGGTCACCTTTCGCTTTGGCGGGCATCGCAAAGGAGTAAAACCGGCTGAACTATCTGGCTGGGATTCGCCGATCCTGCCTGATCATGCGTCCGCACAAAAATAG